CCGCACCTCCCCGCCGAGCGTTGCGACGACCGGCGTCAGGCCGTCGTCGGTGTAACGCCGGATGGTTGGCCAAACGTCGTCGAGGCTGACGCCATGGCGGGTGAGGAAGCCGACCGAACCGACGAGCAGCACGTCGTCGCCGACGCGGGCCTCGATGCCGCCGTTGCCCTTGTCGGTGGCGTCGAGCGCGGTGGTGGTCGGTTCGAGATCGCCCCACGCTTCGACGATCGCCTTGGCGAGATGGTGGCCGCTGTGACGCTCGGCGGCGGCGATCAGTGGGCGGAGGTTTTCGTCGCCTTCCCAACGGGCGAGTTCGATCTTCCCCTGCGTGAGTGTGCCGGTCTTATCGAGGACGAGCGTGCCGCCTTGGGAGAGTTGCTCGAGCGCGGCGGCTCCCTTGATCAGCAGATCCCGCCGGGCCGACCGTGCCAATGCGACCGCCAACGTCAACGGCGTCGCCAGGCCCAACGCACACGGACAAGCGACGATCAGCAACGCCACCGCGTGGTCGATGCCCAGTGCCGGCGAAGCGAACACGCCCCAGCCGAGCCCGACCGACAGGCCCAGGAAAATCATCACCGTCGTGAACCAGCCCGCGACGCGGTCGGCGAACTGCACCACCGGTGCTTTCGCGTCGACCGCCTGCTCGACCACGTTCATCAACCGCCCCACCCGCGTGTCGGCACCGACCGCGCCGACTTGAACGACGCACCGCCGTTCGAGGTTCTTCGCGCCGGCCCACACCGCATTTTGTGCCTCGGCCGTGACGGGTTCGGACTCGCCGGTGAGCAGCGCCTGGTCGAAACTCGTCGTCCCGGCGACCTCGTCGATCACGCCGTCGCCCGGCACGATCGCGCCGGGAAGCACCTCGACACGCTGGCCGGCCACCAGCGCGTCGACGGGGATCGCGTGGGTCTCGCCGGCATCGTCCACGACGCGGCAGGTGCTGGGCACCAACGCCCCCATCAGGCTCAACGTCTCGGCCGCGCGGCGTTGTTGGCGGTGTTGAATGAACCGGCCGCAAAGCAACAGGAACACCAAGACCGCGAGCGAGTCGAAGTAGATGTCCCCGCGGCCGAGCACCACGTTGGTCAAACCCGCGACGCCGCCGACGAGCAGCGCGATCGCGATGGGCAGGTCGAGGTTGGCCGTGCGGCTGCGGATCGCGGCGAGCGCACCCTTGAAGAACGTCCGCCCCGGCCAGGCGAGTGACACGACGCCGAAGCCGGTGCTCAGCCAGCGGAACAGTTCGCGGAACTCCGGGGCCATGTCGCCGCTGGCGGCAAAGTCACCGCCGTAGAGCGCGAAGGCGAGAAGCATGATGTTCCCCGCACAGACAGCGGCGATGCCGATGTCGATGAGCCGGCGGCGCTCCTCGCGCTTGATCATCGCGTCGCGCTCACTGCGGCGCGGCGGGTGGGCCGTGTAACCGAGTCGGGCCAAGGCCGTGGCGATGGCGCTGGCTTTGGTTTGGTCGGCGTGCCAGGTGATGCGGGCGGTGCGCTGGTGCAGCGAGAGGCGGGCGTCGATGACGCCGGGGCAGAGCTTGGGGAGTTTCTCGACGAGCCAGACGCACGCGGCACAGGTCACGCCTTCGAGCAGCAGGTCGCACTGCCGGCGGTTGTTGTCGAGCTCGCGGACGTGGGCGTCGGTGAAGGCGTCGGCGTCGAACGCCGCCGCGCCGGTCGTGTCGGACTTAGCCTGTTTGCCCGTGGTGCCGACGGCATCGCGGAGTTCGTAGTACTTGTCGAGGCCGCTCTCGTGGATGGCCATGTACACCGCGCGGCAGCCGGCACAGCAGAACTGGTGCTCGGTGCCGATCGTGCGCATGCCCGTCGGGACGTGCAGGCCGCAGTGGGTACACGTCACCTCGGCGGGCGCGGCGGGTTCGACGGCGACGGTCATTCGCTTGCCTCCGTCGCACAACAGAGTGGCACGTCATCGGCGTCGGGGACGACGATCTCGGAGGTGGCTTCGGTCGGCGTGACGCCGGCCGCGATCGCTTGCGCGTCGAGGCCCGACCGCCCCACCAATGTCCAGATGCCCACGGCGATGAGCAGCAGCGCGGTGACCGTCGGCAGGCGTTTGCCCGTCGCGCCGAGCAACGTCTGCAACCCGACGCCGAGCCCGACCAACGCCGGCAGCGTCCCGGCCCAGAACGCGGCCATCACGACCATCGCGCCCAACACGCTGCCGGTGCCCGCGGCGGTGACGACGAACGCGTACAACCAGCCGCACGGCAGCAACGGCGTCGACAGCCCGATGAGCGAAGCGCGCCGCAGCGGCGGCAGACGCAAGGCTTTGCCCTGCATCTTCGCGGCGAACGGTGCGAGCCTTTCACCGAGCCTGCTGCCGCAGCGGATCGAGGTCTGCGAATGAATGAGGATGCCAATGCCGAAGAGGATCATCGCGGCGGCAGCGACGATCAGTGCCACGCGCGAGAGACCAACGAGCGTACCGCCCAGATCGAGCAGCGAGCCGACCGCGCCGGCGGCGACGCTGAGTGTGAGGTAGCCGATCAGGCGTCCGCCGTGATACGCGGCCTGGAGCGTGACCTTGCCCGGGCCGTGACGATGGGCGAGGTTGCCCTCGGTCGGGCCGCCGGGGTGCGGCGCGATCGCGAAGGCCATGAGCCCGCCGCACATGCCCGCGCAGTGCAGCCCGCCGACGACGGACGCGACGAAGACGCTGACGATCAGGCCGGTCACTTGCGGGCCTCCTCCTTGAGCATGTCCATGCGTTGTTGGTACTCCGGCTCGACGGTCGGGCCGCGATCGCTCAGCGCCGCACGGGTCGCGAAGACCAGCACCGTCATGTGCAGCCCGAACAGCGCGACGGGTACAACGAAGAACAATAGCGCTTTGCGTTTGGACGTTTTCATGGTGAAACTCCCGTGTTCTGCGGGGCGAGGATGCGAATGCGGCGGGACGCGGAGGCGCCTTGGTCGTCGGTGACGGTCACCTCGGCACGGAACTGGCCGCCGGTGAAGACCGACGGGTCGGCCACGACGTTGATCCCGTGAGTTCGCGTCTCGCCGGCTTCGAGCGTCAGTGGCTCGACCTGCTGGATGGTCAGGCGCGGATCGTCGACGGCGATCGTGTAACTGCGCGGCTCGTCGGTGCGGTTGACGACCTTGACCCGCAACGTGTTCACGATCGAGCCGTCATCAAGCACGCTGTACGGTGCGCCCAGTGAGCGCAGGACCGTGAGGTTGATCGACTGGCGGGAGCCGAAGTTGAGCAGGAACAGGCCGGAGATGATCAGCAACGCGGCGGGATACAGAATCACCCGCGGGCGGAGCTTGAACCAACCGGCGGCTTCACCTTCACGCTTGGCACCGGTGGCGTAACCGATGAGGTTCGGCTCGCGCTTGAGCTTGCCCATCACGTCGTTGCATGCGTCGATGCATTGCGTGCAGTGCGTGCATTCCATCTGCAACCCGTCACGGATGTCGATGCCCATCGGGCAGACCTGCACGCACATCGTGCAATCGACGCATTCGCCTTTCTCTTTCCCCTTCCCGCGCGGCGCGCCGCGCTTGGTGTCATAGCTGACGATCAGCGAGTTGCGGTCGAGCATGACCGACTGGAAGCGCCCGTAGGGACAGGCGATTTGGCAGAGCTGTTCGCGGAAAAACAGGAAGTTGAACATCATCGCGCCGGTGACGAAGAGCACGACGGAAAAGCCGAAGAAGTGATCGAACGGCGAGCCGACGACCCACTGCGTAAGCCGGTCGGTACCGACGAAGTAGGCGAGGAACGTGTTGGCAATGAAGAAGCAGAAGACGAAGTAGATGGGATAAGCCAAGGCACGGGTGCCGGTGCGCTTGGGCTTGCCGCCACGGCCAGCGACGCCGCCGAGCAAACGGTCGATCGGCCGGAAGACGTACTCGAGGTAGACGGTCTGCGGACACGCCCACCCGCACCAGACGCGGCCGAACACCGCGGTGAGAAAGAAGATACCGATCCCCACGCCGAGCATGAGCAGCGCGAGCAGCAGCGTGTCGGTCGGCAGGAACGTCATGCCCAGCAAGTGGAGCTTGCGGCCTGGGATGTCGGCCAGCAACGCCGGCTGTCCGCCGATGCGGACCCACGGGAGGATGACGAAGACCGCGATCAGCGCGTAAGCGACGACGCGGCGTTGCTTCCACCAGAAGCCCTTGGAGAGCTTCGGGTACATCCATCGGCGTGAGCCGTCGGCTTCGAGGGTGGCCAGTACGCGCTGTGCCGGTGCGAGTGGTGGCAGCGACTGATCAGTCGCAGTGCTAGCGGCGCGACCCCCGACCGAGGGACCGTTTCCGCACGAGGCGTCGTGAGCGGTCGCGGTGTCGGTCGGGTCACTGGCGGGCGGGCGGGCGTCGCCGGAGCAACAGCCACCGTTACATCCCGCACAGCGGTCACGCCGTTGAGTTCCGTTCGTCTCGTCGTCGAGTTGCGAGAGCGTTTGAAGGATCATGGCAAACTCCCATCACCATTCGGGACGGAACGTGCCTTCGGGCGCTTTGCCGCCGGGGACGTTCTTGTCCTTAAGACTCGCGGCATAACCGGAGACGAGCACCAGGTCGTTGGGCGAGAGTCGGCCCTGCCACGCGGGCATGGCATTGTTGTTCCGGCCATTGGCGATCACGTCGTAGATGTCTTCGAGCTTCTCGACGTTCTTCCAGACCCCGTCGGTGAGGTTGGGTCCGACGAGTCCGCCCATGCCGTCCTGGCCGTGACAGCTGATGCAGTTGGCAGCGAAGATGGCCTCGCCGCGCGACACCAGCGAGCCGGTGCTGGCGATCATGAGGATCGTCTCGTTGTCGTTGGGTAGCTCGCCCATCATCGCGAAATCCCGCGCCATCTGCTCGGCGACGGCGACTTGGTAGCTGTTGCGCGTGCCCCACTTCTCCTGCATGACCAGCGACACGAAGCCGTAGGCGATGCCGAAGATGCAGGTTGCGATGAAGATCGCCATCCACCAGCCGGGCATCGGGTTGTCGAACTCGGTGATGCCGTCGTAGGCGTGGCCGGTGAGCGGGTCGTTGGGGACGGTGCCGCCGTCACCGGGATCGAGACTCGGCGCGACTTCGGGGGAAGCGACGTGCTCGGTGGTCTCTTGCGTTTTGGTTTCGTCGGTTGCGACACTCATGTCAGTTCGCCTCCGTTCGGTCGGCCTTTTCGTCGAGGGCGAGGCACGCCCAGCGGTCGATTTGCTTGCGGGGTTTGAGCAGGATCCATGCGGCCGAGCCGACGAACACGCTCACGAAGATGACCAACGCCGCGGTGCCGAAGACGGCGACGTCGATGCCATAGAGGGCGTCCTTAATCACGGGCCACCTCCTCGGTCACATCCGCGGTAGTCGGGTTGACGATCGAGTCGAACGCCGAAGGTGAGTCCGGCGTGCGGTTGATGTCGGTGCCCAGGCGTTGGAGGTAAGCGATGAGCGCGGTCACGTCCTTGTCCTCGAGGCCGGCCGGGCCGCCCTGGGCTTGGATCTCCGCGGCGATCGCTGCCGCCTGGTCGATCGCGTGCTGCTCGCTGTCGGCGATCTGTTCATCGGTGTACGGAACACCGACCAGCCGCATCGCCCGCATCCGCAGGGAGATCGAGTCGAAGTCGATCTCGCTGGTGAGCAGGTGCTTGTAAGGCGGCATGAGGCTGCCGGGCGTGACCTGCTGCGGGTTCTCGAAGTGCAAGGCGTGCCAGAGGCTCGACTGCTTGCCGCCTTCGCGGGCCAGGTCCGGGCCGATGCGCCGGCTGCCCCACTGGAACGGGTGGTCGTAGACATGTTCGCCGGCCTTGGAGTACTCGCCGTAACGCTTGGTCTCGGCGATGAGCGGGCGGATCATCTGCGAGTGACAGTTGTAGCAGCCCTCCTGCAGGTAGACGTCCCGGCCGTGCAGCTCCAAGGCCGTGTATGGCTCGACCTGCGGGAGTGTCGGCACGTTGGAACGAATCACGAAGCTCGGCACCAGTTCCAGTAGCGACGCGCTGCCGATCGCGACAACGACGAGCACCGTGAACTTCACCGGCAGCCGTTCCCACTTGCGGTGCCACCACATCGATGCCCAGCGGTAGATGCGCTTGCCGCTGGGCGTCATCGTGCCCTTGGGCAGCGGCGGCGCGACCTCGTCGGCGGTGTAGTCGTCCTTGAGCGGCGCGGCGGCGATGATCGGCTCGTCGTACTTCTCGGGCCGCATCTTCCACGTCTTGTAGAAGTTGTACCCGCCGATCGCCGCACCAGTCAGGTACAGCACCCCGCCGCCGGCACGCAGCCAGTAGTGCGGGATGATCGTCTGCACGGTTTCGACGAAGTCCGGGTAAACCAGGTTGCCGTTGGCATTGAGTGCCTGCCACATCAGGCCCTGCGTGAGGCCCGCGACGTAGATCGGGATGACGTACAACAGAATACCGGCGGTGCCGAGCCAGAAGTGCAGGTTCGCGAGCTTGACCGAGAAGAGCTTGTTGCCCGGCGTCTGGAACAGGCGCGGCAGCAGCCAGTACATCATCCCGAACGCGAGGAACCCGTTCCAACCCAACGCCCCGGCATGGACGTGGGCGATGGTCCAGTCGGTGTAGTGCGAAAGTGCGTTGACGGCTTTCACCGAGAGCAGCGGGCCCTCGAAGGTGCTCATCATGTAGAACGTCACGCCCACGACGAAGAACTTGAGCACCGGGTCGGTCGTGACCTTGTGCCAGGCACCGCGGAGCGTGAGAAGACCGTTGATGCCGCCCCCCCAGGACGGCATCCACAGCATGACGGAGAAGACCATGCCCAAGCTGCTGGCCCATTCGGGGACGGACGTGTAGTGCAGGTGGTGCGGGCCGGCCCAGATGTAAATGAACACCAGCGACCAGAAGTGGATGATCGAAAGCCGGTAGCTGAACACCGGCCGCTCGGCCGCTTTGGGCATGAAGTAGTACATCAGCCCGAGGAACGGCGTGGTCAGGAAGAACGCCACCGCGTTGTGCCCGTACCACCACTGCATCATCGCGTCCTGAACCCCCGCGTAGATCGGGTAGCTCTTGAACAAGCCAGTCGGGACGACCAGGTTGTTGAAGACGTGCAGCACCGTGACGGTGACGATGGTCGCGATGTAGAACCACAGCGCGACGTACAGGTGACGTTCACGCCGTTTGATCAGCGTCATGAAGAAGTTGCCGCCGAAGAACCCGAGCCACACGACCGCGATCAGGATGTCGATCGGCCATTCGAGCTCGGCGTACTCCTTGCCCTGCGTGATGCCCAGCGGCAATGTGATCGCCGCAAGAACGATGATCAGCTGCCAGCCCCAGAAGTTCAGCCGGCTGAGTGTGTCGGACCACATCCGGGCTTTGCACAACCGCTGCGTCGAGTAGTAGACGCAGGCGAACACCGCGTTGCCGGCGAAGGCGAAGATCGCGGCGTTGGTGTGCAGCGGACGAATCCGGCCGAACGTGAAGTACGGGATGCCCAGCAGCCAGTTGATGAAACCGCCGGTACGTTCCCAGCCGTTGGCCAGGAACGTCTCGGCAAGGGTCGGCAGCACCAACAACAGCGCGACGAACAACCCGCCGGCAAACGCGACCATCCCCCACACGTACATCGCCAGGACGAACATTCGGACGACCTGGTCGTCGTAGGAAAAGCGGTCGAGTCCGTCGGGGCCGCGTTGGAGTTGCGGGACGTTGGACTTGGGCCAGAGGATCGGCTTGGACGCCGTCGCGACTCGGGTGAGCACCGACGGCCCGCCATCGCCGCGGAACATCTCGCGCAGGCGCTGGGGAAGTGAACTGAGCCCGCGGGCTCCCGGAATGGTTGTCATGACGCCTCCAAAATCGAACGAACAACTTCTTCAAGACCGCCGGTGATGGTGTGACGCATGCGCCGGGCGAGGCCTCAAGATATATCGACAATTAGAGCAAATCATCCGATTAATCTCGCATTCGCCCGTCCCTTTCGGCGGGCGGTTCGCGCAAGTCACTTCTTTCACAAGGCTTACTGCTGTCAACGCCGTAAATATTTTCCGATGTCTGCGTCGTTTTACCGCACCCCGAGCTGTTGATAACTCATTTCTTGTGAGGTGTTTAACACAGATTCGTGGGGTGTGGTTGGATGCCGCAGCGACAACCAGCGAGGTACTGGACTTTGAACTTTTATATGCCGATGATCTTATCCGATGATAAGCAAAACCTGTACTGCCGTCATGATCCTTTCGGGCACTCTCGCCGCTCCCACGCTCGCCGATCCGTTCGTGCTTTTCGGTGACGCCGACGTCGAAGCCGCGGCCCTGACCCGCTCCACCCGCGCCGAGCCGCCGATCACCCAGCCGTTCTTCTCCGAGGACGCAATGATCACCACCGACATCCGGCCCGTGTACGTCTACCACGACTTCCCCAACTCCAGCGTCATCGATGGCGGTCGGGCCAACGTCATCGCGGCCCAGGTCCGTGTCGCACTTACCGACAACATTCAGTTCGTCGCTTACAAGGACGGTTACGCCGACGTCGACACCGGTGCGGTCAAGGGTGACGGCATCATGGACCTCGCCGCTGGCATCAAGTGGGCTTTCCTCCAGGACTGGGACAACCAACTGCACCTCGCCGTCGGCGTCGGATACGAAGCCTCGATCGGTGACGACGAGGTGCTCCAGGACGACGACGACATCCGCATCTTCCTCGCCGGCAACAAGAGCTTCGACAAGCTGCACTTCTCCGGCACCGTGAACTACTTCGTCCCCGTCGATGGCGAAGACCCACTGGGCGACAGCCAACTGCTCACATGGAACCTTCACGCCGACTACGCAGTCACTGATTGGTTTGCACCGATCATCGAGTTCAACGGATATCACGTCATCGATGAAGGTGACAACCAACCCTTGCCGTTCATGGGCGTTGATGTTGCCAACCTCGGTGGCGGACAGGGCGAAGACGTCGTCACCGTCGCCCCCGGCGTGGCCATCCGCCCCACCGAGAACCTCAGCTTCCGCGCCGCCTGGGAAGCGCCGATCACCCGCAACGACGACCTGTTCGGCTACCGCTGGACCTTCTCGGCCGTTATCCGCTTCTGACACGCAATCTGCTTTCTGATCAGCCCGGATCTGCCTTGATGCATTCAACGCGTCTCGGCCGATCCGGGTTTATCGTTTCCATTTGGCTTTCCGTTGCGGCAAACTTCTCCGCGATGCCGTGCAACAAGGAGACCTCCATGAACAACCATCGACGCATCGCTTTCGCCCTTGCGACATTGGTCATCCCGGTCATAAGTGTCGCTCATCCCGACCACGGGAACGACATAAATCCCACACTCCTTGCATCCACGCTCGAAGACGTTCCGGTTGTCTCGATCGACGTCCGCGACGGCTTTCGATACATCCGGTCCAACGGCATCCCTGCTCATGAGGTCGGTCAGTTCCCCAACGCCGCGAACCCCAACGCTATCTCGCCGCAAAGGCACATGTTCAAGATGACCACCGACCCGCAACCGGCGGAACGGCGCGCGGCGCGACGTGAGCGTGGTGGCCGGCCGTCGCGTCCGGTGCTGTTCGGCGTTGCACTCAACGGCGTGCCGTTCGACCCGGCCACCGCCGAGATCTGGCGTAACGGCACACTGGTGCGCGGCGGCCCGCCCCAACCCGGCGACGAGCGCTACGAAGCCATCGGCCCCGACGGCGGCACGCTCGGACTCGACGCCAACAACGCCCACGTCCAACCCACCGGCACCTACCACTACCACGGACTGCCCACCGGCCTGATCGAGAAGCTTGGCGGACGCGGCAACACCATGCTGCTCATCGGCTGGGCTGCCGACGGCTATCCGATCTACGCCCCCTGGGCACACGAAGACCCGGACGACCCGCGAAGCAACCTCGTCGACATGAAGTCCAGCTACCGGCTCAAGGAAAGTCCGCGCCCCGAAGGCGGACCGCCCGGGGACCATGACGGCACTTTCACCAGCGACTTCGAGTACGTTGAAGGCAGCGGCGACCTTGATCGCTTCAACGGTCGCGTCGGCGTCACGCCCGAGTTCCCCGACGGCACGTTTTACTACGTGCTTACCGAGGACTTCCCGTTCATCCCGCGCGAGCATTACGGCACGCCCGACCCGTCATTCAGCAAGGAAACCGGCGGCGATCGGATGGGCGGCCCGCCCCGTCGTGAACGTGGCAACCGCCGTCCGCCCCGTGGTGCCCGCTGACTTAATCCGGTGAATGCGGCCCGCCGTCAGCCACCGAACTTTCGCTGACACCCCATGAGCGTGAGCCGGTAAACGAGAAGCATGCCGAGCAACACGGCCACCAGCCAAACACCACGCCAGAAGATGTGATCCACGCGTTGCTCGGCGGCTTCGTTGACATCGTCGAGACGCACGCGCCAGGCTTGGCTGCCGACCAGTGCGTCGCTGTTTTGTACCACCTTGTTCAGCTCCGAGAGGGCTTGCGTGAGTTCGGTCGCAGCCGCCGTGTACTGCTCGATGCGGACCGGTTCAGGCCTGTCGAGCATGTGAGTGGCAAGTTGATCGGCGGAGTCGAGCGTCCCTTGCATCGTCGCCATCGTGCGGTTCAGGCTTGTGATCATCTCGCTGCCGTTTTCGCTGATCATGCGGACTTCGTGGAGCACCGGCTCGGCGGATTTGAGCGTCCGCTCCACCTCCGAAAGCGTGAGCCGCAGCTCCACTTGTTGACGCGTCATTTCCGCCGGCAGTTCATCCAGAGCACGCTCGGCGACATCGACCAGACGTTCCGTGCCCACGGCCGCCTGGACGAGATCGCGGACTTCTTCTCGCGCGAGCATCTCGTCGGCCGCCGCCTGCAACTGCCAGTTCAAGAGTGTCGGCTGGCGCTTGGCGATGAAAAACGCCCGTTCACCGAGCAGGCGAAACTCATTCGCCGTGCGGTCGAGATCATTCACCGCCGAAAGCAGCCCCGAAGCCGACTTCATCTCCGCCATCATCGACGACTTGCCATGGCCACGCATGACATCCTCGAAGCGAACCATCGAGACATAGTGCGCTTCGGGGTGCTCCGTTTGCCAGTCAACGATGGCATGGTCGAGCATCGCGAGCTGCTCGACGGGCTGAATCCGCGCGGCGAGGTCCCAGATCTCGCGACGCATCTCGTCGAACGCCAAGGCCAGATGCATTCCCGACGGACCGAACTGTTCGACGGCCTGACGCCGCTCGCCCCACATCTGATCCTGCAACGACACCATCATGAGCATGTCGAGCATCTTGGCGTACGGATCGTCGGTGGTGGCGATGTCGTAGATGTTGGTCGCGGCCGAAACCTTGAGCCGACTGACAGCGGCACGTGCTTCGGGTGTGGTTTGGTGCTGCGCTACCTCGTCACAAGCGGCGGCGATGGCAGCCGTGTAGCGATCCGCGTAGGCCATGCAAGTACGATCCAGTTCGTCGAGGGTCAGCATCTTGTCGACCGCGCCCTCGACCCGGCTCGCGACCGTTGCCGACCGCCCTGAACTACGTACACCTTGCGCACACGCCAGTCCCGAGCAGAGAAAAACGATCAACAGCCACCGCATCACCAAGCTGTAGCGAGAGTCGGGCTGTCACGCATCGGCCAAACGGCTTACATCGTGCTCGGCGAGCGCGAGCAAGAGACGTTCACCCGTTGCAGGCAGGTCGATCCGTGCATTGCTACCGGTCGACGCGATAGCATCCTTCGCCGCGAGCCAGACGCTGAGCCCGAGCAACAACGGCGGCTCGCCGACCGCCTTGCTCCGCCGCAGCGACACGACGTTATTCGGGTTGTCGAGGAAGCGCACGTTGAGCTCCATCGGCACGTCGCTGATCGCGGGGATCTTGTACGTC
The sequence above is drawn from the Planctomycetota bacterium genome and encodes:
- a CDS encoding sulfite exporter TauE/SafE family protein: MTGLIVSVFVASVVGGLHCAGMCGGLMAFAIAPHPGGPTEGNLAHRHGPGKVTLQAAYHGGRLIGYLTLSVAAGAVGSLLDLGGTLVGLSRVALIVAAAAMILFGIGILIHSQTSIRCGSRLGERLAPFAAKMQGKALRLPPLRRASLIGLSTPLLPCGWLYAFVVTAAGTGSVLGAMVVMAAFWAGTLPALVGLGVGLQTLLGATGKRLPTVTALLLIAVGIWTLVGRSGLDAQAIAAGVTPTEATSEIVVPDADDVPLCCATEASE
- the ccoG gene encoding cytochrome c oxidase accessory protein CcoG, which codes for MILQTLSQLDDETNGTQRRDRCAGCNGGCCSGDARPPASDPTDTATAHDASCGNGPSVGGRAASTATDQSLPPLAPAQRVLATLEADGSRRWMYPKLSKGFWWKQRRVVAYALIAVFVILPWVRIGGQPALLADIPGRKLHLLGMTFLPTDTLLLALLMLGVGIGIFFLTAVFGRVWCGWACPQTVYLEYVFRPIDRLLGGVAGRGGKPKRTGTRALAYPIYFVFCFFIANTFLAYFVGTDRLTQWVVGSPFDHFFGFSVVLFVTGAMMFNFLFFREQLCQIACPYGRFQSVMLDRNSLIVSYDTKRGAPRGKGKEKGECVDCTMCVQVCPMGIDIRDGLQMECTHCTQCIDACNDVMGKLKREPNLIGYATGAKREGEAAGWFKLRPRVILYPAALLIISGLFLLNFGSRQSINLTVLRSLGAPYSVLDDGSIVNTLRVKVVNRTDEPRSYTIAVDDPRLTIQQVEPLTLEAGETRTHGINVVADPSVFTGGQFRAEVTVTDDQGASASRRIRILAPQNTGVSP
- a CDS encoding YHYH protein translates to MNNHRRIAFALATLVIPVISVAHPDHGNDINPTLLASTLEDVPVVSIDVRDGFRYIRSNGIPAHEVGQFPNAANPNAISPQRHMFKMTTDPQPAERRAARRERGGRPSRPVLFGVALNGVPFDPATAEIWRNGTLVRGGPPQPGDERYEAIGPDGGTLGLDANNAHVQPTGTYHYHGLPTGLIEKLGGRGNTMLLIGWAADGYPIYAPWAHEDPDDPRSNLVDMKSSYRLKESPRPEGGPPGDHDGTFTSDFEYVEGSGDLDRFNGRVGVTPEFPDGTFYYVLTEDFPFIPREHYGTPDPSFSKETGGDRMGGPPRRERGNRRPPRGAR
- a CDS encoding cbb3-type cytochrome c oxidase N-terminal domain-containing protein, yielding MSVATDETKTQETTEHVASPEVAPSLDPGDGGTVPNDPLTGHAYDGITEFDNPMPGWWMAIFIATCIFGIAYGFVSLVMQEKWGTRNSYQVAVAEQMARDFAMMGELPNDNETILMIASTGSLVSRGEAIFAANCISCHGQDGMGGLVGPNLTDGVWKNVEKLEDIYDVIANGRNNNAMPAWQGRLSPNDLVLVSGYAASLKDKNVPGGKAPEGTFRPEW
- the ccoN gene encoding cytochrome-c oxidase, cbb3-type subunit I codes for the protein MTTIPGARGLSSLPQRLREMFRGDGGPSVLTRVATASKPILWPKSNVPQLQRGPDGLDRFSYDDQVVRMFVLAMYVWGMVAFAGGLFVALLLVLPTLAETFLANGWERTGGFINWLLGIPYFTFGRIRPLHTNAAIFAFAGNAVFACVYYSTQRLCKARMWSDTLSRLNFWGWQLIIVLAAITLPLGITQGKEYAELEWPIDILIAVVWLGFFGGNFFMTLIKRRERHLYVALWFYIATIVTVTVLHVFNNLVVPTGLFKSYPIYAGVQDAMMQWWYGHNAVAFFLTTPFLGLMYYFMPKAAERPVFSYRLSIIHFWSLVFIYIWAGPHHLHYTSVPEWASSLGMVFSVMLWMPSWGGGINGLLTLRGAWHKVTTDPVLKFFVVGVTFYMMSTFEGPLLSVKAVNALSHYTDWTIAHVHAGALGWNGFLAFGMMYWLLPRLFQTPGNKLFSVKLANLHFWLGTAGILLYVIPIYVAGLTQGLMWQALNANGNLVYPDFVETVQTIIPHYWLRAGGGVLYLTGAAIGGYNFYKTWKMRPEKYDEPIIAAAPLKDDYTADEVAPPLPKGTMTPSGKRIYRWASMWWHRKWERLPVKFTVLVVVAIGSASLLELVPSFVIRSNVPTLPQVEPYTALELHGRDVYLQEGCYNCHSQMIRPLIAETKRYGEYSKAGEHVYDHPFQWGSRRIGPDLAREGGKQSSLWHALHFENPQQVTPGSLMPPYKHLLTSEIDFDSISLRMRAMRLVGVPYTDEQIADSEQHAIDQAAAIAAEIQAQGGPAGLEDKDVTALIAYLQRLGTDINRTPDSPSAFDSIVNPTTADVTEEVARD
- a CDS encoding heavy metal translocating P-type ATPase, which produces MTVAVEPAAPAEVTCTHCGLHVPTGMRTIGTEHQFCCAGCRAVYMAIHESGLDKYYELRDAVGTTGKQAKSDTTGAAAFDADAFTDAHVRELDNNRRQCDLLLEGVTCAACVWLVEKLPKLCPGVIDARLSLHQRTARITWHADQTKASAIATALARLGYTAHPPRRSERDAMIKREERRRLIDIGIAAVCAGNIMLLAFALYGGDFAASGDMAPEFRELFRWLSTGFGVVSLAWPGRTFFKGALAAIRSRTANLDLPIAIALLVGGVAGLTNVVLGRGDIYFDSLAVLVFLLLCGRFIQHRQQRRAAETLSLMGALVPSTCRVVDDAGETHAIPVDALVAGQRVEVLPGAIVPGDGVIDEVAGTTSFDQALLTGESEPVTAEAQNAVWAGAKNLERRCVVQVGAVGADTRVGRLMNVVEQAVDAKAPVVQFADRVAGWFTTVMIFLGLSVGLGWGVFASPALGIDHAVALLIVACPCALGLATPLTLAVALARSARRDLLIKGAAALEQLSQGGTLVLDKTGTLTQGKIELARWEGDENLRPLIAAAERHSGHHLAKAIVEAWGDLEPTTTALDATDKGNGGIEARVGDDVLLVGSVGFLTRHGVSLDDVWPTIRRYTDDGLTPVVATLGGEVRMVIGFGDCDRPDAADTIATLRDNGWDIEVLSGDVPAVVEATARRLGIDRSRGGVTPEEKADHVQALRDAGKRVVMVGDGVNDAAALAAADVGIAVAGGAEASLLAADVYAARPGLSLLAELTADARRTMRHIRRNLRVSLTYNIIAVSLAAAGLITPLVAAIIMPISSATVVALALAGGVSRRKDKP